In the Gossypium raimondii isolate GPD5lz chromosome 9, ASM2569854v1, whole genome shotgun sequence genome, one interval contains:
- the LOC105799302 gene encoding uncharacterized protein LOC105799302 — protein MDRRYSFFLVALALVFISMEASNAQGSNSKKAPYDAASTHYTVLAPTSTGQERVYCLARGACNGKVLTCPSQCAQRKPKKNKKVKGCFFDCSSKCEVTCKWRKPNCNGYGSLCYDPRFVGGDGVMFYFHGAKDGNFAIVSDENLQINAHFIGTRPQGRTRDYTWVQALAVMFDTHTLVLAAKRVSQWDNSFDALIVRWDGDVVNIPTDGEAEWRTNSEEREVIVERTEETNGVKVTVAGLVELNVKVRAIGEHENKVHNYQLPADDAFAHLETQFKFTGLTNLVEGVLGQTYRPDYVSPVKRGVAMPMMGGEDKYQTPSLYSPLCNHCRFKGKAGLSSI, from the exons ATGGATAGAAGATACTCTTTCTTTTTGGTGGCCCTTGCCCTAGTTTTCATTTCCATGGAAGCTAGCAATGCGCAAGGTAGCAACAGCAAGAAGGCACCCTATGATGCTGCTTCAACTCATTATACTGTTTTGGCACCCACCAGTACTGGACAAGAAAGAGTTTACTGCCTAGCAAGAGGAGCTTGTAATGGAAAGGTACTCACATGTCCGAGTCAATGCGCTCAAAGGAAGCCCAAAAAGAATAAGAAGGTCAAAGGATGCTTCTTTGACTGCAGTAGCAAATGTGAAGTCACCTGCaaat GGAGAAAGCCAAACTGTAACGGATATGGGTCTCTATGCTATGATCCAAGGTTTGTTGGTGGTGATGGAGTTATGTTTTACTTCCATGGAGCCAAGGATGGAAATTTCGCCATTGTATCAGATGAGAACCTCCAAATCAATGCACACTTCATCGGGACACGACCCCAAGGACGTACACGAGACTACACATGGGTGCAAGCCTTGGCGGTCATGTTCGATACTCACACTCTCGTCCTCGCGGCAAAGAGAGTTTCTCAATGGGACAACAGCTTCGACGCTCTCATTGTAAGATGGGACGGCGATGTCGTAAACATCCCGACAGACGGAGAAGCCGAGTGGAGGACTAATTCGGAAGAAAGGGAAGTGATAGTTGAAAGAACTGAGGAAACCAACGGTGTTAAGGTCACAGTTGCAGGGCTGGTGGAGTTGAATGTAAAAGTTAGAGCCATCGGGGAACATGAAAACAAGGTTCACAATTACCAGTTGCCTGCTGATGACGCCTTTGCACATTTGGAGACACAATTCAAGTTCACTGGACTAACCAATCTAGTGGAAGGGGTGTTGGGACAGACTTACCGGCCGGACTACGTTAGCCCCGTGAAACGAGGTGTGGCGATGCCGATGATGGGTGGGGAAGACAAATACCAAACGCCATCCTTATATTCGCCTCTCTGCAATCATTGCAGGTTTAAAGGAAAAGCCGGTTTAAGTTCCATCTAA
- the LOC105799303 gene encoding fasciclin-like arabinogalactan protein 12: MRQQYVFTTLTLLILFSLSCSTTLAQAPALAPAPSGPTNVTKILEKAGQFTLFIRLLKSTQVANQLLGQLNNSNNGMTVFAPTDNAFSSLKSGTLNSLTDEQKVQLVQFHIVPTYLTSSQFQTISNPLRTQAGDSGDGKFPLNVTTSGNSVNITTGLTNTSVSGTIYTDGQLAVYQIDKVLQPLQIFAPRPPAPAPAPAKSKNKKATTVADSPDVTPADNSKAATLQNVGLFGVAALVIALSL; encoded by the coding sequence ATGAGGCAACAATATGTCTTCACTACTCTCACGTTGCTCATCCTGTTTTCCCTCAGTTGTTCAACAACATTAGCCCAAGCTCCGGCACTGGCCCCGGCACCTTCTGGTCCGACAAACGTCACCAAGATCCTCGAAAAAGCCGGTCAATTCACCCTCTTCATTCGTCTTCTAAAGTCCACTCAAGTGGCCAACCAGCTGCTCGGTCAGCTCAACAATTCCAACAATGGTATGACCGTTTTTGCACCAACGGACAATGCTTTCTCCAGCCTTAAATCGGGCACATTGAATTCACTCACCGATGAACAAAAAGTGCAGCTGGTGCAATTCCACATCGTCCCAACATACCTCACCTCGTCTCAGTTCCAAACCATTAGCAACCCTTTGAGAACCCAAGCTGGTGATAGTGGCGACGGCAAGTTCCCTCTCAATGTCACCACTTCGGGGAACTCTGTGAATATAACAACAGGGTTGACAAACACCAGTGTTTCCGGCACTATTTACACTGATGGTCAGCTTGCTGTTTATCAAATCGATAAAGTTCTTCAACCATTGCAAATATTTGCACCTAGGCCTCCAGCTCCCGCACCGGCACCGGCAAAGTCGAAGAATAAGAAGGCTACCACTGTTGCTGATAGCCCCGATGTTACCCCAGCTGATAACTCCAAAGCGGCCACCTTGCAAAATGTTGGTTTGTTTGGAGTTGCTGCTCTAGTTATTGCACTTTCTTTGTGA
- the LOC105799304 gene encoding zinc finger protein BALDIBIS: MMSHDGISNSIPSTIRGLTQQPNPNPNPTLSVNPSKKKRNLPGTPDPDAEVIALSPKSLMATNRFLCEICNKGFQRDQNLQLHRRGHNLPWKLKQRTNKEVRKKVYICPEKTCVHHDPSRALGDLTGIKKHFSRKHGEKKWKCEKCSKKYAVQSDWKAHSKICGTREYRCDCGTLFSRKDSFITHRAFCDALAEESGRFTSVSTTTMNPSAFTNDLTHIGGADNYETGFRPEFAAGSELVDSGLQKPRLQLWLDQANSQLNPIGIQSNANAFLAPKSTSLPELGIAAAPMNMFGSLSQSQQWLSQYPQASFPGANLSMSSVLQRGPKQEENKGDLSESITSLYSNNTRNSLRQNHTHMSATALLQKAAQTGSTRSNPAITNSGLFGLMSSPASTIPSPINDHNKNETYYKLFKQANQSENINEVVSSLPSTQAAIIKDGSFVNNASMKANERQGGQAVASKLNTNANEVEASLTRDFLGVGSESSRPFFQQEFAKFASMGSVQPWS; the protein is encoded by the exons atgaTGTCTCACGATGGGATTTCCAATTCAATTCCTTCCACCATCAGAGGGTTGACTCAACAACCAAATCCAAACCCTAACCCTACTCTTAGTGTGAATCCctccaagaagaaaagaaatttgcCAGGCACACCAG ATCCAGATGCAGAAGTTATAGCTTTATCTCCAAAGTCTCTAATGGCGACCAACAGATTCCTCTGTGAAATCTGCAACAAGGGTTTCCAAAGGGACCAGAACTTACAGCTCCACAGGAGAGGTCATAATCTGCCATGGAAGCTCAAGCAAAGAACAAACAAAGAGGTTAGAAAGAAAGTTTACATCTGCCCTGAAAAGACCTGCGTCCACCATGACCCATCGAGAGCACTAGGTGACCTCACCGGCATAAAGAAACACTTTAGCCGTAAACATGGTGAAAAGAAATGGAAGTGCGAGAAATGTTCAAAGAAGTATGCAGTTCAGTCTGATTGGAAAGCTCATAGTAAGATTTGTGGCACTAGGGAGTATAGATGTGACTGTGGAACCCTCTTTTCCAG GAAGGATAGTTTCATCACTCATAGAGCTTTCTGTGACGCTTTAGCTGAAGAAAGTGGAAGGTTCACTTCGGTTTCAACGACGACTATGAATCCGTCAGCTTTTACAAATGATTTGACACACATTGGAGGGGCCGATAACTACGAAACAGGCTTTAGGCCAGAGTTTGCTGCTGGTTCAGAGCTAGTCGACAGTGGTTTGCAAAAGCCAAGGCTACAATTATGGCTCGACCAAGCTAATTCTCAGCTTAACCCAATTGGTATCCAAAGCAATGCTAATGCTTTCTTAGCACCAAAATCTACAAGCTTGCCTGAATTGGGAATAGCTGCTGCACCAATGAACATGTTCGGTTCACTATCACAATCACAACAATGGCTCAGCCAGTACCCACAGGCATCATTTCCAGGTGCCAACCTCTCTATGTCATCAGTATTGCAAAGAGGACCAAAACAAGAAGAGAACAAGGGAGATTTGTCTGAATCGATAACATCTTTGTATTCGAACAATACCCGGAATAGTCTCCGACAAAACCACACTCACATGTCAGCCACTGCTCTCCTGCAAAAAGCAGCCCAAACGGGATCTACAAGAAGCAACCCTGCAATCACTAACAGTGGATTATTTGGGTTAATGAGCTCACCCGCTTCAACAATTCCGAGCCCCATCAATGACCACAACAAAAATGAAACGTATTACAAGCTGTTTAAGCAAGCAAATCAATCTGAGAACATAAACGAGGTAGTGAGTTCATTGCCTTCAACGCAAGCAGCCATCATCAAAGATGGGTCATTTGTCAATAACGCCTCCATGAAGGCAAATGAAAGACAAGGCGGCCAAGCGGTTGCATCAAAGCTGAACACAAATGCGAATGAAGTGGAAGCAAGCTTAACCAGGGACTTCCTTGGTGTGGGAAGTGAATCAAGCAGACCCTTCTTCCAGCAAGAGTTTGCCAAGTTTGCTTCAATGGGCTCAGTTCAGCCATGGAGTTGA